From a region of the Rhodoflexus caldus genome:
- a CDS encoding DUF4199 domain-containing protein: MNNTAIRYGLILAAIGIVSQLAIYMVNVELMASMSSGLIMLVISIVLIIYFARLLRQSRGGFATFREMFGDIFTMLMISALVGAIFNYILFNFIDPELATTIKNLTIKNSEAMFVKLGMSAEQIDLALAEIEKQDMSMTIGKSVQQLAVSGIVYAIISAILAAILKKNKPEEVF; encoded by the coding sequence ATGAACAACACTGCTATCCGCTATGGGCTGATTTTGGCTGCCATTGGCATCGTTTCGCAATTGGCCATCTACATGGTTAATGTTGAATTAATGGCAAGCATGAGCTCCGGCCTGATTATGCTGGTCATCAGCATTGTTCTTATCATTTATTTTGCGCGGCTGTTGCGACAAAGTCGCGGCGGCTTTGCCACTTTCAGAGAGATGTTTGGCGATATTTTTACCATGCTGATGATTAGTGCTCTTGTAGGTGCAATTTTTAACTATATCCTCTTCAATTTCATTGACCCCGAATTGGCGACAACGATTAAGAACCTGACCATTAAAAACAGTGAAGCCATGTTTGTCAAATTAGGCATGAGTGCCGAGCAAATAGATTTGGCACTGGCCGAAATTGAAAAGCAGGATATGAGTATGACTATCGGCAAATCTGTACAGCAGTTAGCTGTTTCCGGCATTGTATATGCCATCATCAGTGCTATTTTGGCAGCTATTTTGAAGAAAAACAAGCCTGAAGAAGTTTTCTAA
- the fusA gene encoding elongation factor G codes for MAKDLKYLRNIGIMAHIDAGKTTTTERILYYTGLTHKLGEVHEGAATTDWMEQEQERGITITSAAVTTNWNYPTVQGETTPDTRSYQINIIDTPGHVDFTVEVERSLRVLDGAVALFCAVSGVEPQSETVWRQADKYKVPRICFVNKMDRAGADFFKAVREIKEKLGAKPVPLQVPIGAEDSFKGVVDLITNEAIIWNEEDKGKTYKVIPIPDDIKDEVAEWRQNLIESVAEYDDKLLEKFFEDPDSITKEELMTAIRAAVIDMSFSPVLCGSAFKNKGVQAMLDAVVAYLPSPLDLPPVKGINPDTEQEEERKADINEPFTALAFKIMTDPFVGRLCFMRVYSGKLDKGSYVYNARTGNKERISRLVQMHANKQNPIELVEAGDICAGVGFKDIKTGDTLTDENHKLVLESMTFPEPVIGYAIEPKKAADQDKLSLAISKLLEEDPTLQAFTDQETGQTILRGMGELHLEIIIDRMKREFKVEINQGAPQVAYKEHFTASTEHREVYKKQSGGRGKFADIVFEIGPRTDGQQGLLFENAIVGGVIPKEFIPAVQKGFESAMKNGVLAGFPIDSMRVRLFHGSYHDVDSDSLSFEMAAILGFKEAGKKCKPRLLEPIMSVEVVTPDEFTGPVTGDLNRRRGMMKGMDTKGGAQVIKADVPLAELFGYVTDLRTISSGRASATLTFSHYAEVPQNLAEGIIAELKGATV; via the coding sequence GTGGCAAAGGATCTTAAATACCTTCGCAATATCGGTATCATGGCGCATATTGATGCCGGTAAGACGACAACTACCGAGCGTATCCTCTACTATACCGGTTTGACTCACAAACTCGGTGAGGTACACGAAGGCGCAGCTACTACCGACTGGATGGAACAGGAGCAAGAGCGTGGTATCACCATTACCTCTGCGGCTGTTACAACCAACTGGAACTACCCTACCGTACAAGGTGAAACTACTCCCGACACCCGTTCGTACCAAATCAACATTATCGATACGCCGGGTCACGTGGACTTTACTGTAGAAGTAGAGCGTTCTTTGCGCGTTTTGGACGGTGCAGTTGCGCTATTTTGTGCCGTATCGGGCGTTGAACCGCAATCTGAAACCGTATGGCGTCAGGCTGACAAGTACAAAGTACCTCGTATCTGTTTTGTAAATAAAATGGATCGCGCAGGTGCTGACTTCTTCAAGGCTGTTCGCGAAATCAAAGAAAAACTCGGCGCTAAGCCTGTTCCTCTGCAAGTACCTATCGGCGCTGAAGATTCTTTCAAAGGCGTGGTAGATTTGATTACTAACGAAGCCATCATCTGGAACGAGGAAGACAAAGGAAAAACCTACAAAGTAATTCCTATTCCTGATGACATTAAAGACGAAGTGGCTGAGTGGCGTCAAAATCTGATTGAATCAGTGGCTGAGTATGACGACAAATTGCTGGAGAAATTCTTCGAAGACCCTGATTCTATCACAAAAGAAGAGCTGATGACAGCTATTCGCGCGGCCGTTATCGATATGTCTTTCTCACCTGTTTTGTGCGGCTCTGCCTTCAAAAACAAAGGTGTGCAAGCAATGCTGGATGCCGTTGTTGCTTATTTGCCTTCACCGCTGGATTTGCCTCCGGTAAAAGGTATCAACCCTGATACAGAGCAAGAAGAAGAGCGCAAAGCAGATATCAACGAGCCGTTCACTGCTTTGGCATTTAAAATTATGACCGATCCTTTCGTGGGTCGTCTGTGCTTCATGCGCGTGTATTCAGGTAAATTAGATAAAGGCTCTTATGTTTACAATGCACGTACCGGCAACAAAGAGCGTATCTCTCGCTTGGTACAGATGCACGCCAACAAGCAAAATCCAATAGAGTTGGTAGAAGCAGGCGATATCTGTGCAGGTGTTGGTTTTAAAGATATCAAAACAGGTGATACGCTGACCGACGAAAACCACAAGCTCGTTCTGGAATCTATGACATTCCCTGAGCCTGTAATCGGTTATGCTATCGAGCCTAAGAAAGCCGCCGACCAAGACAAATTGTCTTTGGCTATTTCCAAACTGTTGGAAGAAGACCCTACGCTGCAAGCCTTCACCGACCAAGAAACAGGACAAACCATCCTGCGTGGTATGGGCGAGTTGCACTTGGAAATCATCATTGACCGCATGAAGCGCGAGTTCAAAGTTGAAATCAACCAAGGTGCACCTCAGGTAGCTTACAAAGAGCACTTCACTGCCAGCACCGAGCACCGCGAAGTGTACAAGAAGCAGTCCGGTGGTCGCGGTAAGTTTGCCGATATCGTATTTGAAATCGGGCCACGTACAGACGGTCAGCAAGGACTTCTGTTTGAAAACGCCATCGTGGGTGGTGTAATTCCTAAAGAATTCATCCCTGCCGTTCAGAAAGGTTTTGAATCTGCCATGAAGAACGGCGTACTGGCAGGCTTCCCGATTGACTCAATGAGGGTGCGTCTGTTCCACGGTTCTTACCATGATGTGGACTCTGACTCTCTGTCATTTGAAATGGCCGCTATTTTGGGCTTCAAAGAGGCAGGTAAGAAGTGTAAGCCACGCTTGTTAGAGCCTATCATGAGCGTAGAAGTAGTTACACCTGATGAGTTTACAGGCCCTGTAACCGGCGACTTGAACCGTCGTCGCGGTATGATGAAGGGTATGGATACCAAAGGTGGCGCTCAGGTTATCAAAGCTGATGTTCCTCTGGCTGAGTTGTTCGGCTATGTAACCGACCTGCGTACTATTTCTTCAGGCCGTGCTTCTGCTACCTTGACGTTCTCTCATTATGCAGAAGTGCCTCAAAACTTGGCCGAGGGTATCATTGCTGAATTGAAAGGTGCAACCGTTTAA
- the argH gene encoding argininosuccinate lyase, with translation MKLWQKNFDIHEKIERFTTGRDRETDLLLARYDVLGSLAHIQMLESVGLLTAAELQQLQQGLKEIYREIENGQFIIREGVEDVHSQVELLLTERLGEVGKKIHSGRSRNDQVLTDIKLFIRAELQKLVENIASFADLLIRQSETYKHVLLPGYTHFQLAMPSSFGLWFAAYAESLADDLLAVQAAYRTADQNPLGSAAGYGSSFPLNRRMTTELLGFADLNYNSVYAQMTRGKTERITAVAMGSVAATLGKLAADVCLYMCQNMDFLTFPRELTTGSSIMPHKKNPDVFELIRAKCNRLQMLPAEIGMILANLPSGYHRDLQLIKENLLPAFAELNDCIDLASYMLERVIVRETIISEEKYKYLFSVEAVNKEVLAGMSFRDAYKKIGLIIEEGNFHPETTLSHTHEGSIGNLCNSEIKRKIETIISDFRFDKAQRMFELVS, from the coding sequence ATGAAGCTCTGGCAGAAGAACTTTGATATACACGAAAAAATAGAGCGATTTACCACAGGGCGCGACCGTGAAACCGATTTACTCCTCGCCCGCTACGATGTTCTCGGTTCGTTGGCACATATTCAGATGCTGGAAAGTGTGGGTTTACTGACTGCGGCGGAACTGCAACAACTGCAACAAGGACTGAAAGAAATTTACCGCGAAATTGAAAACGGGCAGTTTATTATCAGGGAAGGTGTGGAAGATGTCCACTCGCAGGTAGAGTTGCTGCTTACCGAAAGACTGGGTGAAGTAGGCAAAAAAATCCATAGCGGCCGCTCGCGCAACGACCAAGTACTAACCGATATCAAGTTGTTCATTCGCGCCGAGTTGCAGAAACTGGTTGAAAATATCGCCTCTTTTGCCGACTTGCTCATCAGGCAAAGCGAAACTTATAAACACGTATTGTTGCCCGGTTATACACATTTTCAATTGGCCATGCCGTCCAGTTTCGGGCTTTGGTTTGCGGCCTATGCCGAGAGCCTTGCCGATGATTTGCTGGCCGTACAGGCTGCCTACCGCACCGCCGACCAAAATCCGCTGGGGTCTGCGGCGGGCTATGGTTCTTCATTTCCGCTGAACCGACGCATGACAACCGAGTTGCTGGGCTTTGCCGACCTGAACTACAACAGCGTATATGCACAAATGACACGCGGTAAAACCGAGCGCATCACGGCGGTAGCTATGGGCAGCGTAGCGGCTACCTTGGGCAAACTGGCGGCCGATGTCTGCCTGTACATGTGCCAAAACATGGATTTCCTGACCTTCCCGCGCGAACTGACAACCGGCTCGAGCATTATGCCGCACAAGAAAAACCCCGATGTGTTTGAGTTGATTCGCGCCAAGTGCAATCGCCTGCAAATGCTGCCTGCCGAAATAGGCATGATATTGGCCAATTTACCTTCCGGCTATCATCGCGATTTGCAATTAATCAAGGAAAACCTGTTACCTGCTTTTGCAGAACTGAACGATTGCATTGACCTTGCCTCTTACATGCTGGAGCGCGTGATTGTGCGTGAAACCATCATCAGCGAGGAAAAGTACAAATACCTGTTCAGCGTAGAAGCAGTGAATAAGGAAGTACTGGCAGGCATGAGTTTCCGCGATGCTTACAAAAAAATTGGACTTATCATAGAAGAAGGCAATTTTCACCCCGAAACAACGTTATCACATACGCATGAGGGAAGCATCGGCAACCTGTGCAACAGCGAAATCAAACGCAAAATTGAAACTATTATCAGCGATTTTCGGTTTGATAAAGCGCAACGAATGTTTGAGTTAGTCAGTTAA
- the rpsJ gene encoding 30S ribosomal protein S10 gives MNQKIRIKLKSYDHNLVDKSSEKIVKAVKATGAVVSGPIPLPTEKEKFTVLRSPHVNKKSREQFQLCTYKRLVDIYSTSSKTVDALMKLELPSGVDVEIKV, from the coding sequence ATGAATCAAAAGATAAGAATAAAACTGAAGTCTTACGACCACAATCTGGTGGATAAGTCATCGGAGAAAATCGTGAAAGCCGTTAAGGCTACCGGCGCTGTGGTTAGCGGTCCTATTCCTTTACCTACCGAAAAGGAAAAATTCACTGTACTGCGTTCACCACACGTAAACAAAAAATCACGCGAGCAGTTCCAACTGTGCACTTATAAGCGATTGGTGGATATTTATTCTACCAGCTCAAAAACAGTAGATGCGCTGATGAAATTGGAGTTGCCAAGCGGTGTGGATGTAGAAATCAAAGTTTGA
- a CDS encoding DUF3299 domain-containing protein, whose product MRYTKYLLLLLIVFFAIRLWWQRTVEQRETERLNATTGFEQYQPQTVSSYKYIVKESDTLKKLGDPGDTLWHKEKSAALWNLLRNVAYEKNNVFYEARFSDELQALEGKEVSLKGFVIPLESSENTHFVLSYFPYASCFFCGGSGPESVVEVHAQKPIAFTDKPVVIRGILRLNNDDPEQLFFALEDAVVEKAAN is encoded by the coding sequence ATGCGCTATACCAAGTATCTTTTACTGCTCCTGATCGTGTTCTTTGCCATCCGTTTGTGGTGGCAAAGAACCGTTGAGCAACGCGAAACCGAGCGGCTCAACGCAACTACCGGCTTTGAACAGTACCAGCCTCAAACTGTCAGCAGCTACAAATACATCGTCAAAGAATCCGACACGCTCAAAAAGCTCGGCGACCCGGGCGATACGCTTTGGCACAAAGAAAAATCGGCTGCCTTGTGGAATTTGCTGCGCAATGTAGCATACGAAAAAAACAATGTTTTTTATGAAGCCCGTTTCTCCGACGAATTGCAGGCCTTAGAGGGCAAAGAAGTAAGCCTCAAAGGATTTGTTATTCCTTTAGAAAGCAGCGAAAACACACATTTTGTTCTTTCTTATTTCCCTTATGCTTCCTGTTTTTTCTGTGGCGGCAGCGGCCCCGAAAGTGTGGTTGAAGTACATGCACAAAAGCCCATTGCTTTTACTGACAAACCCGTAGTTATCAGAGGAATACTGCGTTTGAACAATGATGACCCCGAACAACTGTTTTTTGCATTAGAAGATGCAGTCGTAGAAAAGGCCGCCAATTGA
- a CDS encoding GAF domain-containing protein, which produces MQRIFRLITLTDHRMQSRQTLLFAVAVVNLMLWVMLAVELVIDLQSLHAPILWVGMAAAALIALFAYYKGNHLIVSNGLVILIYGITEAHMITNPKIFTTIVYWLPFVPLVALVTQGLKSARWWILIVLFTHFFNGWYLYQAHGKSYDLQVSTYSYVISGVIFFLVFLSGWFLLYKLLGDAYTAAERKNQELETLKNEIADSKKQLEYYQSQLISLTRNPSLFEWDTDVFYAHVCEIAGHALGVSRVSVWHLEDNYQKLVCQYLLRRGEEKTYESAILLREDSEPYFAALLTMPYIAAADAQTNEATACFTETYLKPLDIYSMLDCPILAEGKPIGVICCEQQKSRKEWQTQDILFLQSLADLIALHYKNKRIKHLLQEIRHQNLELVAKSNEVETMNEELNALNEELQTINETLEQRVEERTHQLEIQNQQLREYAFINSHVLRAPLARIRGLLYLMTHDPNATNDWELIRILIAEANELDAITTKISDILYDGSNLTREDILRMLENKESASKDIEIE; this is translated from the coding sequence ATGCAGCGTATTTTTCGGTTAATAACCCTTACAGACCATCGGATGCAGTCGCGCCAAACATTATTATTTGCCGTTGCCGTGGTGAATTTGATGCTTTGGGTAATGCTTGCCGTAGAATTGGTAATTGACTTACAGTCTCTTCATGCCCCTATCCTTTGGGTAGGCATGGCAGCGGCAGCACTAATTGCCCTGTTCGCTTACTATAAGGGCAACCATCTGATTGTCAGCAACGGGCTGGTCATACTGATTTACGGTATTACAGAAGCCCACATGATAACCAATCCTAAAATTTTTACCACCATTGTTTATTGGCTCCCTTTTGTTCCGCTGGTTGCATTAGTAACACAGGGGCTGAAATCTGCCCGCTGGTGGATTCTCATTGTGCTGTTCACACATTTTTTTAACGGCTGGTATTTATACCAAGCCCATGGCAAGTCGTATGATTTACAGGTCAGCACTTATTCTTATGTCATATCGGGTGTCATCTTTTTTCTGGTTTTTCTGAGCGGCTGGTTTTTGCTGTATAAACTGCTTGGCGATGCCTACACCGCTGCCGAGCGAAAAAATCAGGAGTTGGAAACCCTGAAAAATGAAATTGCAGACAGCAAAAAACAATTGGAATATTATCAGTCGCAGCTAATATCCCTCACTCGCAACCCCTCGCTGTTTGAGTGGGATACCGATGTGTTTTATGCACATGTTTGCGAAATTGCCGGGCACGCGCTCGGGGTAAGTCGGGTCAGCGTTTGGCATTTAGAAGACAATTATCAGAAGTTAGTATGTCAATACCTGCTGCGGCGAGGCGAGGAAAAAACCTACGAATCAGCCATTTTGCTGCGGGAAGATTCTGAACCCTATTTTGCGGCATTGCTGACAATGCCCTACATAGCCGCTGCCGATGCGCAAACAAACGAAGCCACTGCTTGTTTTACCGAAACTTACCTCAAGCCTTTGGATATTTATTCCATGCTGGACTGCCCCATATTGGCGGAAGGAAAGCCGATAGGCGTTATCTGCTGTGAGCAACAAAAAAGCCGCAAAGAGTGGCAAACACAGGATATTTTGTTTCTGCAATCCTTGGCCGATTTAATTGCACTGCACTATAAAAACAAGCGTATCAAGCATTTATTGCAGGAAATCCGCCATCAGAATTTGGAGCTTGTTGCCAAATCCAATGAAGTAGAAACCATGAATGAGGAGCTAAACGCCCTTAACGAGGAACTCCAAACCATCAACGAAACACTGGAACAACGCGTAGAAGAACGCACACATCAATTAGAGATTCAAAACCAACAACTGCGCGAATACGCTTTTATCAACTCGCATGTTTTGCGTGCACCTTTGGCGCGTATCAGAGGTCTGTTATACCTGATGACACACGACCCCAACGCCACCAACGACTGGGAACTCATCCGCATACTGATTGCGGAAGCCAATGAGTTGGATGCCATTACCACCAAAATCAGCGACATTTTATACGACGGCAGCAACCTCACGCGCGAAGACATTCTGCGCATGTTGGAAAACAAAGAATCTGCCTCTAAGGATATTGAAATAGAATAA